CTAGATACAATTTACGTTTATAAGGAAAAAGACAATGATATTTATAATGACCATTTTGACACCCTTATAATAATAAATAGTTCAAAAGGTAACTACTTTTATGGTACAGAAATAATAGAAGAAAAAAATACACACAAGCTCTTTTCTAAAGGAATATATAGATTCAAAAAATCTTCTAATCCAGAGGAATGTTTCCAAAGTAAATTAAAGACAGGATATTTTGAAATTTATAATATTGACGGTAGCTTAAGTTCAAAAAAGCTATATAAAATAAAAGGTGATTCTTCTTATGTTGTTGAATATTAGTCTCCCTAACAGCAACGATTATCAGCTTATGCACGACTAAATGAAGGAGGTAGTATAACCAAGCTCGGTGCGGATGATCTAGCTTCTATGAATGCAATTGTAGATGCACTACCAATGTGGTTAGGAGGAACGTGGAGTACATGGGAATCTCAAGAATTTCCTCAGATTACCAATACTGGAGGATTGGCAAGAACAGATTTTGATGCAAGTACCTGGGATAAATTTAGACCTGGTGATAAGCTTTTTACTTTAGATGCTGGAAGCTTTATATTTCCAAGTACTTTTCCAGCCGACGGTTCTAAAGGAGTACCAACATGGGCAGGTAGAGTGTATGCGGGTGTATGGGGTGTAGATAGAATTAGAGAATTGTCAGATTTGTTTGTTGGAAAGAAAAGTGATAGTACATTAAGTGTTTACAATACTTGGACTTATGATAAAAATGGATCTTTTAAATCTTTAGACACAGCAAAATATATTAAAAATAATGACTCCACAGGATTTATGAGATTTATGAATTCTGTAGATAATCAAAGAATTTTAAAGTCTAAAAATATAAAATAATTAATAATGAGGATAATATATATTATTATTTTAATACTATTTATGGTTTATTCTTGTAAAAAAGAAAATCACAAAGTAGATATGAAAATACAAAAGGAAAATTATAATCCTACAGAATATTTTGCTTTTCCAACCAATATAAAAAAATGGAAAAACTATAAAGAAATTGCTGTAAATGACTCTCTAAAAAAGGTTCAGGGAGAGTTTGAAGATTATAAGATTGAAGGATATATTAATCAATATAATCAAAAAATAAATTGGTGGAATATTGTAAATAAAAAAAATATTCAAGCTGACAATGTTAGATTAGAATATCGAATTGTTGATAATAAAGAATATGTTAATCAGTATATTAATTATGATACAAAAAATGGAAATGACATAAAAAATAGTTTGTTTTATTTGAAAGAAAGATTAAACCATAATACCTTAAGATATAAGTTCTATATACCAAATAAAAAAATTAAGGTAAATACATCTGCAACTATTTTTTTGTCATTCTTTTTAAATAATAAAGAAATAAGAAAAGAAGATTTAAAATGTGTTAAAAAGAATAACTATTACTACGTGGATGTAAATTATGTTGATACAGGTGATAACATTATTGTTAAGGGGTTATTCGAAGAAGGATATGAATATGATGATGGTGAGATGGGACTAAATGAAATTTATGTATTAGATACATTGAAATAGTGGAGTTGCTACCTTTTTTAGAACAGAAATTTTATACCCTAACAAAGGGGGATGAAAATTAGAGTATTGGTTTTCAATATCCCTCGGCTGCCGATTGAATCGTGTGTTAAGTAATAGTAACAAAGCTACCGCTATTATAAATACAATGGCAAAGAGCTTCAGGAAATAGGAATGTATGATTACGGAGCAAGGATGATGATGCCTGACCTGGGAAGATGGGGAGCAATGGATGCGATGTCTGAGAAATACAGTTCCTGGAGTCCTTATAACTATGCGATCAATAACCCTGTGATGGTGATTGATCCGGATGGAAATGATATTCAACCATTAACCGAAGCGCAACAGGCTTTTAAAAATTATGTTGCAACGATGTCAACAGGAACTGAAACATCAGGAGGGAATATTTTTACTGGGTTTAATTTTTCTGGTTTTGGAACAGATGATTGGATTAAAGGACTTGATGGAAAGTGGAGATATGATGCTGGTATTACTACTTTAAGAAAAGCTCAACGAACGGCAGGTATAACCGGTTTTGCTAAGAACGGGACCGTATTTTCAAATGTAAGTGTAGATGGAGGAAGTATCTCGGCTTATGCACAACTAAATGAAGGAGGTAGTATAACCAAGCTCGGTGCGGATGATCTAGCTTCAATGAATGCAATTGTAGATGCATTACCAATGTGGTTAGGAGGAACCTGGAGTACATGGGAATCTCAAGAATTTCCTCAGATCACCAATACTGGAGGACTGGCAAGAACTGATTTTGATGCAAGCACCTGGGACAAATTCAGACCTGGTGATAAGCTTTTTACTTTAGATGCTGGAAGCTTTATATTTCCAAGTACTTTTCCAGCCGACGGTTCTAAAGGAGTACTAACATGGGCAGGTAGAGTGTATGCGGGTGTATGGGGTGGTGATAGATTTAGAGAACTATCAGATCTATTTAGAAAAAAGAAAGATGATAGTATTGATATTAATGCAACTCTCTTCTATCCGTCTCCGCAAGATACTATAAAAAGAGTTCTTGAAAAAAATATGAGTAATGAAAGAAACAAACTTCAAAAAACAGTTGATTCAATTAACAATGTGGAATATCGTAAAGGTTGGCATTACAAAACTTATGGGTGGTAAAATAAATTTAATAATAAAAATTTTTGTTTTACTGATAATTTTTAGTTGCAAAAAGAAAGAACAGAAAAATCTTCTTCAACTTACACAATTAAGTGATTATACCATTACCAAAACTAAAATCAACGATTCGATAACAAAAGTTAAAGGAAATAATGAGAACTATAACCTTGAGGGAACAATAAATGAATCAGATAATTCTAAAGAAGGCTGGTGGAAAGTTCAAAATAAGTTAAATAATGAATTTTATAATATCGAGTATATTTTTTTAGATAAACAAATTGAGAATCAGATAAAAATATACAAAAATGGACAGCTTCAAGAAAATTTAAGCAAATTTTACACTGCTTCATCTGATAAGAATGGAGTAAATTTTAAATTTTATTTTCCAGAATCTAAATTTAGAACCTATAACGTTAGCTTTAATTATACAGTTTCAGATTCTCTCAAAAGGAAAATAATTAAAAATGAAAAATTAAATTGTACAAAGATTATTAATTATTATTCTTGTTATATCCCTATAAAACAAAACGAAAGTATAATTGGTATAGCTACAAGGTTTTCAAGTTCTAAACAAAAAGATAGTGTTTTACTTGCTGTAGATAGAATGTTTATAAAACCTGTTTACAGAAAAGATTAAACTTTTTAATCCAAAATAAAAGGAAAAACAAGACCGTTATTTGGCTTATTATCTCAATAATAAAAAATGATTAATAAAAGCAGAGTGATCTTAACTTTTTGATCGCTCTGTTTATTTAAAAGAAGATTTTTTTCAGACTCACCATCATAATGTTTGAAATCAACAAAATAAACTACTGCTATATCTGGTTTGATAGGATCTACCAATGAAGAGTATCCTCAGATCACCAATATTGGAGGATTGGCAAGAACAGATTTTGATGCAAGTACCTGGGATAAATTTAGACCTGGTGATAAGCTTTTTACTTTAGATGCTGGAAGTTTTGTATTTCCAAGTACTTTTCCAGCTAATGGTTTTAAAAATAGAGACGCTCCAACATGGGCAGGTAGATTGTATGCAGGGGCATGGGGATTAGATAGATTTAGGGAGTTATATGAATTACATAGCGGAGATAAAGCAGCTGATACCCTATACTTTAACGATTATACATTTGATAAAAGTGGTATCAAGGATACTACATATAAAAGACTACCACAAAAAGGAGAAAGTTATATCGAAGCAATGTCAAAATTATATAAAACAGCAGATTCAACAAAACGTGCGAAATGGTAAAAAATATAATAAATAAGAATGTTTTTTTTTACTTTCTTTTTTTCTCATTTTTTTCATGTAAAAATGAAAAATTAAAAGAGGATGAAAATCTAAATTCTACAGAATATTTTTCAATTCCAACTGACTTAAAGAACATGAGGAATATTGAAAAAAGTAAAATTAATGACTCTTTATACAAAATAAAAGGATTATTTAATAACTACATTATACAAGGATATATGAATGGCAATAAGAAAATTGGTTGGTGGGAAGCACTTGACGATAATAAAAAAGAAATTGTTGCTAAGTTAGAATATAAATTTATTGATAACAAAGAGTTTGTTAATCAATATATATTATATAAAAATGGGAAAATTGACACACTAAAAAGTAAATTTTATAGGATTAATAAAAGTCAAAATTTTGTAAAGTATAAATTTTACATACCCTACCAATCTAACGAAGTTCACTCCGAAGGAAAATTGTATTATAGATATTCTTTTCAGGGAAAAGTATATAGACACTTAGAATCTAAAGGCTTTAAAAATAAAAATGTTTTTGATTGTACGGTTTCTATACCCGCAAATTTCAATAATAAAGATTTATTTATTGAAGGGAATTTTTGGGAAATATTTCAGTTAGAAAATGGAGAAATTTCAGGGAATGATATTTACGTATCAGACACATTAAAACAATAACTACCACTTGGTAAAGTAATAATAAAAACCACTGCCATTGAGCGGTGGTTTTGTGTTGTAAAGAGTATTAAGTAAGGGTAACTTTTACCAAAAACAGCGCAGGCGCTCCTGAAATTATTGACAACAACAATTACTATCCTTTTGGACTGAACCATACCTCAGGGTCGTTTGGCACCTCCAACTTTGGTAGTTTCTACAGTTACAAATACAACGGAAAGGAATTACAAGAGACGGGAATGTATGACTATGGTGCAAGGATGATGATGCCTGATCTGGGAAGATGGGGAGCAATGGATGCCATGTCTGAGAAATACAGTTCCTGGAGTCCTTATAACTATGCGATCAATAACCCTGTGATGGTGATTGATCCGGATGGAAATGATATTCAACCATTATCCGAAGCGCAACAGGCTTTTAAAAATTATGTAGCAACGATGTCAACAGGAACTGAAACATCAGGAGAGAATATCTTTACGGGATTTGGTAAAGATGATTTGATGAGAGAATATCCTGATAACTACAAAGGAAAATTAGGGCAAGGAGACTGGAAAACATCCGACAGAAAAAACAATACAAGTAGATGGCAAAATGCCAATGAATATAATATTAAGCAAACTAATGGAAGTAGCGAATATGCCGACTTAGATCAAAGGGCAGATTTTTACAGATGGTTTCAATCTGCTACTGATAAAAAAGGTTTCCAAACAAGATGGTCGGGTGCAGCAGCGGAAACAGTTGATAATTTAAAAAATTTAATTGGCAATTATGATAGCTATTTTGGAATGGATATTTCCAATACGGAAATTAGAAACTTCGTGAAAGGTGGAAATAAATTAATATTGAATCATATTTGGAGTAGCTTGCAAGATTTATATAACGGGCCTGTTTTGAGAGGTCAGGTTGCTGCTAATTGGGATGGTCAAAATTTAATTAACGAACAACATTTAATTCAACCAGAATATAATAAACTTAGTCCTGCTTCAGTCAAAATATTAAATAGTAATTTGAGTTGGTTTACTTCCTTTGAGGGAAGTGTTTTAAATTTAAATCATAGATATTTGTATGGAATGGAGTCAATGGGTTATATTGTAAAATGGGGAAAAGATGCTAAAATTAATACAAATGTTAATACTCGATAAAAAATCAAACAGTATTATAACAATAATTTTATTATTAATATTTGCTGTTATATATTATTTCTTTGTTAGAAGTCAAAATCATGATGTTTTTTATTTCCTATTGTTATATGAAGTAACACTTATTTTATTTTATAGCTATAGTTATAAGAAGTACAAAGCAATAATTTACATGATATTGGCAATACTATTTTTAATGCATTTTATTGCTGTTATTTATATAATTTTTAAAATAAGAGGATCCGGAATTTTATCCTGAAAAATCTCCACTCCTTTTATGAATTATGATAAAATAAAATAGTTGAAATTACAATTAAAATGCAAACTTATAAGTATTGTATAAATTTGTTTATTACAGCAAAAAAACTGCTTATAGGTTTGCATCTAATTTTGTTTAAAGAAGCACAGAATTTTTGTTTTCTCTGAAATTATTGATACCAACAATTACTATCCTTTTGGTTTAAACCATATCTCAGGTACGTTTGGCACCTCCAACTTTGGTAGTTTCTACAGTTACAAATACAACGGAAAGGAATTACAAGAGACGGGAATGTATGATTACGGAGCAAGGATGATGATGCCTGATCTGGGAAGATGGGGAGTAATGGATGTGATGTCTGAGAAATACAGTTCCTGGAGTCCTTATAACTATGCGATCAATAACCCTGTGATGGTGATTGATCCGGATGGAAATGATATTCAACCATTATCCGAAGCGCAACAGGCTTTTAAAAATTATGTAGCAACGATGTCAACAGGAACTGAAACATCAGGAGGGAATATTTTTACTGGGTTTAATTTTTCTGGTTTTGGAACAGATGATTGGATCAGAGGACTTGATGGAAAGTGGAGATATGATGCTAATATTACTACTTTAGAAAAGGCAATGCGAATGGCAGGTATTGATGGTTTTGCTAAAAATGGGACGGTTCTGGCTAATACAAAAATAGGACCTAATGGAGAAATTGGATATGTAAGACTAGGTGAGGGAGGAAAAGCCAGCTATGCAGAGCAATACGGAGCGATAGATGCATTGACAAGTGCAATGCCTACGTGGTTAGGAGGAACGTGGAGAACCTGGACCAATGTAACATTTTACAGTTTTTCCGCAGGATCAAATGATCCTGATAAAGAAACACTTAATAAATTAAAACCACAGGATAAAATTGATTTTAATAATATGTTTGAGTATATTTTAGGTGGGTACGGTAGAGCAACAAAACTTAATCTTCAAGATGGTGCTTTTCAATTTGGTCTTGACATACAGGGCATTGGAAATCCATTTGGAGGTTCATCAGGATCAGCACCAGTAAAACTGGATACATTTAGTTATTATGGCCCTCAAGCAATAGGTGTCAATATTTATAGAGGAGAAGGTGGCAGAATAAATGGCGCTGGAATTAAAACTCAAGACGTTTATAAATATGATATGTCAAGAAGTCAAAAGGATTCAATGATTAATAGATTTAATGCTGATGGTGTGAAATTTGGTAGACAAGCTGATTCTATATTAAAAAGAATAACACCAAGATAATATGAGAACTAAAATAATTTGCGCACTAATTTTATTCATTATTTTTTCTTGTAAAAAAGATAAGGCTGAAAGTTTTAAAGAAGAATTAACCCAATCTATCCAAAAAAAAATTACACAAGAACTTAAACAGGACAGTTCTACTTTAGAATCCATTCAACTTGTAAAATTTGATACTTTAAAAGAATGGCAAGAAGCTGACTTTGTATCTAACTATTCTACTCAAAGATTGAT
This genomic window from Chryseobacterium sp. MEBOG06 contains:
- a CDS encoding RHS repeat-associated core domain-containing protein, which translates into the protein MDTNNYYPFGLNHISGTFGTSNFGSFYSYKYNGKELQETGMYDYGARMMMPDLGRWGVMDVMSEKYSSWSPYNYAINNPVMVIDPDGNDIQPLSEAQQAFKNYVATMSTGTETSGGNIFTGFNFSGFGTDDWIRGLDGKWRYDANITTLEKAMRMAGIDGFAKNGTVLANTKIGPNGEIGYVRLGEGGKASYAEQYGAIDALTSAMPTWLGGTWRTWTNVTFYSFSAGSNDPDKETLNKLKPQDKIDFNNMFEYILGGYGRATKLNLQDGAFQFGLDIQGIGNPFGGSSGSAPVKLDTFSYYGPQAIGVNIYRGEGGRINGAGIKTQDVYKYDMSRSQKDSMINRFNADGVKFGRQADSILKRITPR
- a CDS encoding RHS repeat-associated core domain-containing protein; this encodes MDNNNYYPFGLNHTSGSFGTSNFGSFYSYKYNGKELQETGMYDYGARMMMPDLGRWGAMDAMSEKYSSWSPYNYAINNPVMVIDPDGNDIQPLSEAQQAFKNYVATMSTGTETSGENIFTGFGKDDLMREYPDNYKGKLGQGDWKTSDRKNNTSRWQNANEYNIKQTNGSSEYADLDQRADFYRWFQSATDKKGFQTRWSGAAAETVDNLKNLIGNYDSYFGMDISNTEIRNFVKGGNKLILNHIWSSLQDLYNGPVLRGQVAANWDGQNLINEQHLIQPEYNKLSPASVKILNSNLSWFTSFEGSVLNLNHRYLYGMESMGYIVKWGKDAKINTNVNTR